In Haematobia irritans isolate KBUSLIRL chromosome 1, ASM5000362v1, whole genome shotgun sequence, a genomic segment contains:
- the Skel gene encoding DM13 and DOMON_DOH domain-containing protein skeletor isoform X2 → MLYPVITPKMLYAIGFICISLFSFTSASFPYFGTKIGALKRLHHGVSGDVYAVDSRTLFVKKFNYDGEAPAAYFYVGSTGKPSAVGGTRLRDEKGGATSLTKRYRNKDITLTLPEGMTLKDIKWFSVWCDEFAVNFGDVTIPNNLDFPRPQKLGSLSGVHGVKSDPIVVVDAQTLLVPNFSYDGEAPDAKFWVGQGERPTSNGLRIPDENGKENPLRRYDHKTIVLTLPDDLTIFDIGHFGVWCEAFTVDFGHIRIPKPLNVPPSLKMLGISPQSKLNCEVLYDDLAFEVRWAMAGDSIVVQLVSKLEDNHYMAFGISPNKDRSVMIGSDVVVSWVEKDTGKGYAIDYYLSDKSQCSGKRGSCPDVNIQDNTNSVRLLNAAMVNGYSIVTYQRSLNATDKLDLPISRNGFEAIVWGIGPLNERNETSFHTHFNKNTHYIDFGRQPTWNCPTPEGSKPGSEDDGEDDEEDDDGERGYPPASKPAGNGGIPEEEFYDNNRAQALQSPNRRVENNHQLGQRRPVPTPKPVANDNGAWEIPPIQCYEPEDGVFYAQMGPTGGKHGYSAITGHVGWGISWFINGLLIPEIHVVRGKTYTFVVEGGNNPEIPAKYHPFYITDDPVGGYEHKREEEKKNIRIFAGVHRSRSGEVTPTGVGRLCNWTPNVDGPPADDYQSFGAYQRTLTLKCDPGEPGVITWKPDRNTPDTVYYHCFTHRYLGWKIHVHDSCDDARYAGSEKHSVRVPAPVRDGDDELEAEESIRHETKVSHNDNFLLKHQSDLIKNHNMNGTPPKLTFEITKSTEITKLISDGIRAAEALEDSILRQKQKATSYSKNNPLGPPQQQPAISTAEPETLHGEINLHTLHNSLHPLQSQSSSLAPTPPSLSAPQSSSISKPQQQQHSLSPALLASQSQHINQTPHIHMPQYVAATVASHNISGNLPFSGPQKTIGLSEFLRPPFNAPLFHPVKLPGHRPFPGPLKKVPSSSKPILPQHLPRHPPPGGMALHGNGPLPQPSVIVNHYRKPMPSILRPFFKDTHLPLQPLAASVLLLGQPTELTNHRKTDHNVKKPAIPVPYGDLQPQGSSLQKPVLNKIHGEKVKPAIPTHKVPHPLTTEKVKPYEMPLAISTKSTTVPTSAPNSLAPLGAFKNPFDVHEAEDEPSAADIAAMRPAVNEGFKPDTVVVESGFKPILRLDGPMPPPEVVEQMANRREDPGSEIDEAMESDTLFLTAQVQQTQTQNFEPMFIPSPPDSTNASIIIRKSSGLQLHSTHPSVSSSLAKDSLYNQPISSMLKSSSLPETAKLRNATLEDILNSESEEMQYTQEEIKEHYGNKIEEVLKPTHHKLASIPVTEDQMEDKEPSSEYLKGQKYEVEEYPKEDEEDYEVKHPPEVPSEILKLIPQELPKAELKSTTASTTTTAEKPLPNKLKKYNKQNLDDVDMDQSEELDEDSAELYDIDGQYGTEPEAQAAERIDTYYLPPDNRENPSASNAESSGSVIAYDGKSVMDSSLVLPPKLDSEAEDDRSVARFFGRNQQGISKLEQLIRSTPQFVPFRGEIPPLNPDTVPAVSSQPITAASSSRPSSTKLQIIPNNRNS, encoded by the exons TGTTTTCATTCACAAGCGCTTCATTTCCATATTTTGGCACAAAAATCGGTGCATTAAAACGATTACATCATGGTGTTTCCGGTGATGTATATGCCGTAGATTCCAGAACattatttgtgaaaaaattcaattatgatGGCGAGGCACCAG ctGCCTATTTCTATGTGGGTAGCACGGGAAAACCCAGTGCTGTTGGTGGTACCCGTCTTCGAGATGAAAAAGGTGGTGCTACATCATTAACCAaacgctatagaaataaagatatcACATTAACCCTACCCGAGGGTATGACCCTAAAGGACATTAAATGGTTCTCAGTATGGTGTGATGAATTCGCTGTTAATTTTGGTGATGTTACCATACCGAATAATTTGGATTTTCCACGTCCCCAGAAACTTGGCAGTTTATCCGGTGTCCATGGTGTCAAATCGGATCCCATTGTTGTGGTAGATGCCCAAACATTACTTGTGCCCAATTTCAGTTATGATGGTGAAGCACCAG ATGCCAAATTTTGGGTTGGCCAAGGTGAACGACCCACATCCAATGGTCTACGCATACCAGATGAAAATGGCAAAGAGAATCCCTTGCGCCGTTATGATCATAAGACAATTGTTTTAACTTTACCCGATGATCTGACTATTTTCGATATTGGCCATTTTGGTGTTTGGTGTGAAGCTTTCACCGTTGATTTTGGTCATATTCGTATACCcaaacctcttaatgttccaccATCATTAAAAATGTTGGGTATTAGCCCTCAG TCTAAACTGAACTGTGAAGTCCTATATGATGATTTGGCATTTGAAGTCCGTTGGGCCATGGCTGGTGATAGCATTGTGGTGCAATTAGTATCCAAACTGG AAGACAATCACTATATGGCCTTTGGTATTTCACCCAATAAGGATCGCAGTGTAATGATCGGTTCCGATGTTGTTGTCAGTTGGGTTGAAAAGGACACTGGCAAGGGTTATGCCATCGATTATTACCTCAGCGATAAATCACAATGCTCTGGCAAACGTGGTTCCTGTCCCGATGTAAACATCCAGGATAATACAAATTCAGTGCGTTTATTAAATGCTGCCATGGTTAATGGATATTCCATTGTGACCTATCAAAGATCTCTAAATGCTACAGATAAATTAGATTTGCCTATATCACGTAATGGTTTCGAGGCTATTGTATGGGGTATTGGGCCACTGAATGAACGCAATGAGACTTCCTTCCACACCCATTTCAATAAGAATACTCATTACATTGATTTTGGACGCCAACCTACATGGAATTGTCCTACACCGGAAGGATCAAAACCTGGATCAGAGGACGATGGGGAAGACGATGAGGAAGATGACGATGGAGAACGTGGTTATCCACCGGCATCTAAGCCAGCAGGAAATGGAGGAATTCCCGAAGAGGAATTCTATGATAATAATAGAGCTCAGGCCTTACAAAGTCCCAATAGGAGAGTGGAGAACAATCATCAATTGGGTCAAAGAAGACCAGTGCCCACACCTAAACCTGTGGCCAATGATAATGGAGCTTGGGAAATTCCACCAATTCAGTGCTATGAACCAGAAGATGGAGTATTTTATGCTCAAATGGGTCCAACCGGAGGAAAGCATGGTTATTCAGCCATAACAG GCCATGTTGGTTGGGGTATTTCCTGGTTCATTAATGGTCTTCTTATACCCGAAATCCATGTGGTTCGTGGCAAGACGTATACCTTCGTTGTAGAAGGTGGTAATAATCCCGAAATTCCTGCCAAATATCATCCATTCTATATTACCGATGATCCTGTGGGAGGTTATGAACACAAACGTGAAGAAGAAAAGAAG AATATTCGTATATTTGCTGGTGTACATCGTTCACGTTCGGGTGAAGTTACACCGACCGGTGTTGGTCGTCTGTGTAACTGGACTCCGAATGTTGATGGTCCTCCAGCCGATGATTATCAATCCTTTGGAGCCTATCAACGAACCCTTACCCTGAAGTGTGATCCCGGTGAGCCTGGTGTGATTACCTGGAAACCCGATCGTAATACTCCCGACACCGTCTACTATCATTGCTTCACTCATCGCTACCTGGGATGGAAGATTCATGTGCACGATAGCTGTGATGATGCCCGCTATGCGGGTTCGGAAAAACATTCGGTGCGTGTGCCGGCACCTGTGCGTGATGGGGATGATGAGTTGGAAGCCGAAGAGTCGATACGTCATGAAACAAAGGTCAGCCACAacgataattttttgttaaaacacCAATCAGATTTAATTAAGAATCACAATATGAATGGAACACCGCCCAAATTAACTTTTGAAATAACCAAATCAACGGAAATTACTAAATTGATTTCAGATGGCATCCGCGCTGCTGAGGCTCTCGAGGATAGCATATTGAGGCAAAAACAAAAGGC TACCTCATATTCGAAGAATAACCCTTTGGGACCGCCTCAACAACAACCAGCCATATCGACTGCCGAACCAGAGACCTTACATGGCGAAATTAATTTACACACATTACATAACTCATTACACCCATTACAATCTCAATCATCCTCATTAGCACCAACACCACCATCATTATCTGCACCACAATCATCATCCATTAGtaaaccacaacaacaacaacattcttTATCACCGGCACTATTGGCTTCACAATCTCAGCACATTAATCAGACACCCCATATACATATGCCCCAGTATGTGGCAGCCACTGTTGCCTCACACAATATAAGCGGGAATTTGCCGTTTTCGGGCCCTCAAAAGACCATTGGGCTTTCGGAATTTTTAAGACCACCATTTAATGCTCCACTCTTTCATCCAGTAAAACTGCCAGGACATAGACCATTTCCGGGACCCCTAAAGAAAGTACCCTCGTCGTCAAAACCCATTCTGCCCCAGCATTTGCCGCGACACCCTCCACCTGGTGGTATGGCTTTGCATGGCAATGGCCCATTGCCTCAGCCATCAGTTATAGTGAATCATTATCGCAAACCTATGCCAAGTATACTGAGACCATTCTTTAAGGACACTCATTTGCCTCTACAACCCTTAGCCGCTTCGGTTCTTCTATTAGGTCAGCCCACAGAACTCACCAATCATCGCAAAACCGATCACAATGTAAAGAAACCTGCTATTCCAGTCCCATATGGAGATCTCCAGCCACAAGGTTCATCGTTACAAAAACCGGTCTTAAACAAAATCCATGGTGAAAAAGTAAAACCAGCAATTCCAACACACAAAGTCCCTCATCCCTTGACCACAGAAAAAGTCAAACCCTACGAAATGCCATTGGCGATATCGACTAAATCCACTACTGTGCCTACCTCTGCGCCTAATTCTTTGGCTCCCTTGGGGGCATTCAAAAATCCCTTCGATGTTCATGAAGCAGAAGATGAACCCTCTGCTGCCGATATTGCAGCCATGAGGCCAGCCGTTAATGAAGGCTTCAAACCCGACACCGTAGTTGTAGAAAGTGGATTCAAACCGATACTAAGGCTTGATGGCCCCATGCCACCACCAGAGGTTGTGGAACAAATGGCCAACCGTCGTGAAGATCCAGGTTCGGAAATTGATGAAGCCATGGAATCGGATACTCTATTTTTGACCGCTCAAGTTCAACAAACCCAAACTCAAAACTTTGAACCAATGTTTATACCATCTCCCCCGGATAGTACGAATGCCAGTATAATCATACGCAAATCATCTGGTCTGCAATTGCATTCCACCCATCCCAGTGTATCATCGTCATTGGCTAAGGATTCCTTATATAATCAACCCATAAGCTCAATGTTGAAGTCATCTTCATTGCCAGAGACAGCCAAATTAAGGAATGCCACTCTAGAGGATATACTCAATAGTGAATCCGAAGAGATGCAGTATACCCAGGAGGAAATTAAAGAacattatggaaataaaattgaagaaGTCTTAAAACCAACTCATCATAAGTTGGCAAGTATTCCAGTGACAGAAGACCAAATGGAAGACAAGGAACCTTCGTCGGAATACTTAAAAGGCCAGAAATATGAGGTGGAAGAGTATCCGAAAGAAGATGAAGAGGACTATGAAGTTAAACATCCCCCTGAGGTTCCATCTGAAATTCTAAAGCTTATACCTCAAGAATTACCAAAAGCAGAGTTAAAATCTACCACTGCTTCAACAACCACTACTGCGGAAAAGCCTTTGCCAAACAAACTCAAGAAGTATAACAAACAAAATCTAGACGATGTTGACATGGACCAAAGTGAAGAACTGGATGAGGACTCTGCCGAGCTATACGACATAGATGGACAATATGGTACCGAACCTGAAGCTCAGGCAGCCGAACGTATTGATACCTATTACTTACCTCCAGACAATCGTGAAAATCCTTCCGCTAGTAATGCGGAGAGTAGCGGATCGGTTATAGCCTATGATGGTAAATCTGTTATGGACAGTTCTTTAGTTCTACCTCCCAAATTAGACTCGGAAGCAGAAGATGATAGATCGGTAGCCCGTTTCTTTGGCCGCAATCAGCAGGGTATTTCGAAATTGGAACAGCTTATAAGAAGTACACCACAATTTGTACCATTCCGTGGTGAGATTCCCCCTCTTAATCCGGATACTGTACCAGCGGTGTCGTCTCAACCTATAACGGCAGCCTCAAGTTCTCGTCCCAGCTCAACAAAATTACAAATAATTCCCAACAACAGAAATTCATAA
- the Skel gene encoding DM13 and DOMON_DOH domain-containing protein skeletor isoform X1 — protein sequence MLYPVITPKMLYAIGFICISLFSFTSASFPYFGTKIGALKRLHHGVSGDVYAVDSRTLFVKKFNYDGEAPAAYFYVGSTGKPSAVGGTRLRDEKGGATSLTKRYRNKDITLTLPEGMTLKDIKWFSVWCDEFAVNFGDVTIPNNLDFPRPQKLGSLSGVHGVKSDPIVVVDAQTLLVPNFSYDGEAPDAKFWVGQGERPTSNGLRIPDENGKENPLRRYDHKTIVLTLPDDLTIFDIGHFGVWCEAFTVDFGHIRIPKPLNVPPSLKMLGISPQSKLNCEVLYDDLAFEVRWAMAGDSIVVQLVSKLEDNHYMAFGISPNKDRSVMIGSDVVVSWVEKDTGKGYAIDYYLSDKSQCSGKRGSCPDVNIQDNTNSVRLLNAAMVNGYSIVTYQRSLNATDKLDLPISRNGFEAIVWGIGPLNERNETSFHTHFNKNTHYIDFGRQPTWNCPTPEGSKPGSEDDGEDDEEDDDGERGYPPASKPAGNGGIPEEEFYDNNRAQALQSPNRRVENNHQLGQRRPVPTPKPVANDNGAWEIPPIQCYEPEDGVFYAQMGPTGGKHGYSAITGHVGWGISWFINGLLIPEIHVVRGKTYTFVVEGGNNPEIPAKYHPFYITDDPVGGYEHKREEEKKNIRIFAGVHRSRSGEVTPTGVGRLCNWTPNVDGPPADDYQSFGAYQRTLTLKCDPGEPGVITWKPDRNTPDTVYYHCFTHRYLGWKIHVHDSCDDARYAGSEKHSVRVPAPVRDGDDELEAEESIRHETKMASALLRLSRIAY from the exons TGTTTTCATTCACAAGCGCTTCATTTCCATATTTTGGCACAAAAATCGGTGCATTAAAACGATTACATCATGGTGTTTCCGGTGATGTATATGCCGTAGATTCCAGAACattatttgtgaaaaaattcaattatgatGGCGAGGCACCAG ctGCCTATTTCTATGTGGGTAGCACGGGAAAACCCAGTGCTGTTGGTGGTACCCGTCTTCGAGATGAAAAAGGTGGTGCTACATCATTAACCAaacgctatagaaataaagatatcACATTAACCCTACCCGAGGGTATGACCCTAAAGGACATTAAATGGTTCTCAGTATGGTGTGATGAATTCGCTGTTAATTTTGGTGATGTTACCATACCGAATAATTTGGATTTTCCACGTCCCCAGAAACTTGGCAGTTTATCCGGTGTCCATGGTGTCAAATCGGATCCCATTGTTGTGGTAGATGCCCAAACATTACTTGTGCCCAATTTCAGTTATGATGGTGAAGCACCAG ATGCCAAATTTTGGGTTGGCCAAGGTGAACGACCCACATCCAATGGTCTACGCATACCAGATGAAAATGGCAAAGAGAATCCCTTGCGCCGTTATGATCATAAGACAATTGTTTTAACTTTACCCGATGATCTGACTATTTTCGATATTGGCCATTTTGGTGTTTGGTGTGAAGCTTTCACCGTTGATTTTGGTCATATTCGTATACCcaaacctcttaatgttccaccATCATTAAAAATGTTGGGTATTAGCCCTCAG TCTAAACTGAACTGTGAAGTCCTATATGATGATTTGGCATTTGAAGTCCGTTGGGCCATGGCTGGTGATAGCATTGTGGTGCAATTAGTATCCAAACTGG AAGACAATCACTATATGGCCTTTGGTATTTCACCCAATAAGGATCGCAGTGTAATGATCGGTTCCGATGTTGTTGTCAGTTGGGTTGAAAAGGACACTGGCAAGGGTTATGCCATCGATTATTACCTCAGCGATAAATCACAATGCTCTGGCAAACGTGGTTCCTGTCCCGATGTAAACATCCAGGATAATACAAATTCAGTGCGTTTATTAAATGCTGCCATGGTTAATGGATATTCCATTGTGACCTATCAAAGATCTCTAAATGCTACAGATAAATTAGATTTGCCTATATCACGTAATGGTTTCGAGGCTATTGTATGGGGTATTGGGCCACTGAATGAACGCAATGAGACTTCCTTCCACACCCATTTCAATAAGAATACTCATTACATTGATTTTGGACGCCAACCTACATGGAATTGTCCTACACCGGAAGGATCAAAACCTGGATCAGAGGACGATGGGGAAGACGATGAGGAAGATGACGATGGAGAACGTGGTTATCCACCGGCATCTAAGCCAGCAGGAAATGGAGGAATTCCCGAAGAGGAATTCTATGATAATAATAGAGCTCAGGCCTTACAAAGTCCCAATAGGAGAGTGGAGAACAATCATCAATTGGGTCAAAGAAGACCAGTGCCCACACCTAAACCTGTGGCCAATGATAATGGAGCTTGGGAAATTCCACCAATTCAGTGCTATGAACCAGAAGATGGAGTATTTTATGCTCAAATGGGTCCAACCGGAGGAAAGCATGGTTATTCAGCCATAACAG GCCATGTTGGTTGGGGTATTTCCTGGTTCATTAATGGTCTTCTTATACCCGAAATCCATGTGGTTCGTGGCAAGACGTATACCTTCGTTGTAGAAGGTGGTAATAATCCCGAAATTCCTGCCAAATATCATCCATTCTATATTACCGATGATCCTGTGGGAGGTTATGAACACAAACGTGAAGAAGAAAAGAAG AATATTCGTATATTTGCTGGTGTACATCGTTCACGTTCGGGTGAAGTTACACCGACCGGTGTTGGTCGTCTGTGTAACTGGACTCCGAATGTTGATGGTCCTCCAGCCGATGATTATCAATCCTTTGGAGCCTATCAACGAACCCTTACCCTGAAGTGTGATCCCGGTGAGCCTGGTGTGATTACCTGGAAACCCGATCGTAATACTCCCGACACCGTCTACTATCATTGCTTCACTCATCGCTACCTGGGATGGAAGATTCATGTGCACGATAGCTGTGATGATGCCCGCTATGCGGGTTCGGAAAAACATTCGGTGCGTGTGCCGGCACCTGTGCGTGATGGGGATGATGAGTTGGAAGCCGAAGAGTCGATACGTCATGAAACAAAG ATGGCATCCGCGCTGCTGAGGCTCTCGAGGATAGCATATTGA